In Myxococcales bacterium, a single genomic region encodes these proteins:
- a CDS encoding mechanosensitive ion channel family protein, translating into MLNANLGPGGLDLDAVVRSAQTIVVDAAFKVVAAVALYIAGRWLISFVVHLIQRALERQQVDPTVLRYTGTVVGVLLNLSLVVAILGYFGVQTTTFAALLAGAGIAIGTAWGGLLSNFAAGAFLVVLRPFKVGDFVSAGDCTGTVTTVGLFATTIQLPDNVVAHVGNGKILSSTILNYSATPARRVELKAQLHPSVNPKDAIDKLRIAVAKIKNVAASPEPSIEILEFTEFGPVLGVRPYTHTDNYWQVYFDTNTAIVETFSAAGYPAPERRLQLRSA; encoded by the coding sequence ATGCTAAACGCCAACCTCGGGCCCGGCGGCCTCGACCTCGACGCGGTCGTCCGGTCGGCGCAAACGATCGTCGTGGACGCCGCCTTCAAGGTCGTGGCCGCCGTTGCACTCTACATCGCGGGGCGTTGGCTCATCTCGTTCGTCGTCCACCTGATCCAGCGAGCGCTCGAGCGCCAACAGGTTGACCCGACCGTGCTTCGGTACACGGGCACCGTCGTTGGGGTGTTGCTCAACCTATCGCTGGTGGTCGCCATTCTTGGCTATTTTGGCGTTCAAACAACGACCTTCGCGGCGCTCCTTGCGGGCGCTGGCATCGCCATTGGCACCGCGTGGGGTGGCTTGCTCAGCAACTTCGCCGCGGGAGCGTTTCTTGTCGTTCTTCGGCCGTTCAAGGTTGGCGACTTTGTGTCGGCTGGCGATTGCACCGGTACCGTCACGACCGTCGGCCTCTTTGCTACGACCATTCAATTGCCTGACAACGTCGTGGCGCACGTCGGGAACGGCAAGATTCTGTCCAGCACTATATTGAACTACAGCGCGACACCGGCGCGTCGCGTCGAGCTCAAGGCCCAGCTCCATCCGAGCGTGAATCCGAAGGACGCCATCGACAAGCTTCGTATCGCCGTCGCCAAGATCAAGAACGTTGCCGCCTCACCCGAGCCAAGCATCGAGATCTTGGAGTTCACGGAGTTCGGACCCGTGCTCGGCGTGCGTCCGTACACGCACACTGACAACTACTGGCAAGTCTACTTTGATACCAACACAGCCATCGTGGAGACCTTCTCAGCGGCCGGGTACCCAGCACCGGAGCGGCGACTCCAATTGAGGTCCGCGTAG
- a CDS encoding error-prone DNA polymerase codes for MGRVRIDPSSRMPFEPAAQSTILERSAPVVRPSVRGPEGREALSAPFVELFARSNFSFLAGASAPAALVARANQLGYDALGLTDLDGFYGAVRALEESERQRAEAPPGTRLVLGCELTLDAEANAWEAANAGVVDSESPLAPSFAPPLAPPLANDAEPRVLFASVILHVENHVGYEGACRLLSESHARHPKGRGRSDAERTEPFDPDPRARNTFAGVPLSSVLALPSGLWATLRPSRALVLAAARDSAVLERARHDVLRLKEAFGERASLLLTRHLDGEDRARFQLIKELSRATGVPIVVSNAPLFATPEDRPLYDVISCIREGQTLDEAGRALLPNAEACLKSPGEMVRLFADLPEAVARTRVIADACQFSLRELRYRFPCEIDEPAFEGETPDEALRRVAYAGVARRYGEKPPKAILVQIERELVLIGKLGVAPYFLSVHAIVEMARSRDILCQGRGSAANSAVCFVLGITAVDPSRSNLLFERFLSIERSEPPDIDVDFEHERREEVIQAIYAKYGRERAAMVSEVITYRGKSALREVGKVFGLSLEQVDRLSSLVSWWDGVSAIEPARLVSAGFDPNDGRIELVLRFAAALQGTPRHLSIHVGGFVLSAEPLSRVAPVEPATMPGRTIIPWDKDDLDTLGFFKVDVLGLGMLTAIRKALAFAAQDDPRVRAESAIDALAKIPPEDPAVYDALCKADTVGVFQIESRAQMAMLPRLLPRVFYDIVVEVAIVRPGPIQGGMVHPYLRRRNAEEPAVAPHPILAPILDRTLGVPLFQEQVMQIAIVGAGYTGGEADQLRRDMAAWKKTGRLERHRERLLEGFQKRGISREFGERLYAQIQGFGEYGFPESHAASFALLVYAGSWLKAHHPAAFAAALVNSQPMGFYSPNTILKDAQRHGVTLRPIDVLESGWDCSLEAEHATAAATPAKSPAIRVGLRQVKGLGEEAGRRVEAFVRHARLAHLPIEVASVAHGAKVTRKELEALAEAGAFDALGSSLLKGRAATGSPTNDAREGGNDDAVLEKRTPSRASRAKGVRGDDPRTRPESRAAMSGGAARREALWAARAPRAREGELFEGMSPSSATPVLPPLSRAEQLSLDYERTGLSVNDHPMQLLRAELSPRFADSKTLTKARHGSAISVAGLVICRQRPATASGMVFITMEDEHGFLNLILYARVFDEQRHVATTAHLLAAHGTVEREGEVVYVVVKTLEPIERLAHQPDGRTMPSMSRDFH; via the coding sequence GTGGGCCGCGTCCGCATCGACCCAAGCTCGCGCATGCCCTTTGAGCCGGCGGCGCAGTCGACGATCCTTGAGCGTTCGGCGCCGGTGGTGCGGCCCTCGGTCCGTGGCCCTGAGGGGCGCGAGGCGTTGTCAGCGCCGTTCGTGGAGCTCTTCGCGCGCTCCAACTTCTCGTTCCTCGCGGGCGCGTCGGCGCCCGCTGCGCTCGTGGCGAGAGCCAACCAACTTGGCTACGACGCGCTCGGGCTCACCGACTTGGATGGATTCTACGGTGCCGTCCGTGCCCTCGAAGAGAGCGAGCGGCAGCGCGCGGAGGCGCCGCCGGGGACGCGCCTCGTGCTCGGCTGCGAGCTGACGCTCGATGCCGAGGCCAATGCCTGGGAAGCCGCGAACGCTGGAGTTGTCGATTCTGAAAGTCCGCTCGCGCCGTCGTTTGCGCCTCCGCTCGCGCCTCCGCTCGCGAACGACGCGGAGCCGCGTGTGCTGTTTGCCAGCGTGATCCTGCACGTGGAGAATCACGTTGGGTACGAGGGCGCGTGCCGCCTCTTGAGCGAGAGCCATGCGAGGCACCCGAAGGGTCGCGGTCGTTCTGACGCCGAACGGACCGAGCCCTTCGATCCTGATCCGCGCGCGCGCAACACCTTCGCCGGCGTGCCGCTCTCGAGTGTGCTCGCGTTGCCTTCCGGCCTTTGGGCCACGCTGCGGCCGTCGCGTGCCCTTGTGCTCGCGGCTGCAAGAGACTCCGCTGTTCTCGAGCGCGCTCGCCATGATGTCCTTCGCCTGAAAGAGGCCTTCGGCGAGCGCGCGAGCTTGCTTCTGACGCGTCATCTCGACGGGGAAGATCGCGCGCGGTTTCAGCTCATCAAAGAGCTCTCGCGCGCAACCGGCGTACCCATCGTGGTGAGCAACGCGCCGCTCTTCGCGACGCCCGAAGACCGCCCGCTCTACGATGTCATCTCGTGCATTCGTGAGGGCCAAACGCTCGACGAAGCGGGTCGCGCGCTTCTGCCGAACGCCGAGGCGTGCCTCAAGTCGCCCGGCGAAATGGTGCGGCTCTTTGCCGATCTCCCCGAGGCCGTGGCGCGGACGCGCGTCATCGCCGACGCCTGTCAGTTTTCGCTCCGCGAGCTTCGTTACCGCTTCCCCTGCGAGATCGACGAGCCCGCGTTCGAAGGCGAGACCCCCGACGAAGCCCTGCGCCGCGTGGCGTACGCGGGCGTGGCTCGTCGTTACGGAGAGAAGCCGCCCAAGGCGATCCTCGTGCAGATCGAGCGGGAGCTGGTGCTCATCGGCAAGCTCGGGGTCGCTCCGTACTTCTTGAGCGTCCACGCCATCGTCGAGATGGCGCGCTCACGAGACATCCTCTGCCAAGGGCGCGGCAGCGCAGCGAACAGCGCCGTGTGCTTCGTGCTTGGCATCACCGCCGTCGACCCGTCGCGTTCAAACCTGCTCTTTGAGCGCTTCTTGTCCATCGAACGGAGCGAGCCGCCGGACATCGACGTCGACTTCGAGCACGAAAGGCGCGAAGAGGTCATTCAGGCCATCTACGCCAAATACGGTCGCGAACGCGCGGCCATGGTGAGCGAGGTCATCACCTACCGCGGCAAATCGGCGCTCCGCGAGGTTGGTAAGGTCTTTGGGCTTTCGCTCGAGCAGGTCGATCGCCTCTCGTCGCTCGTCTCTTGGTGGGACGGCGTCTCGGCCATCGAGCCGGCGCGGCTTGTCTCGGCGGGCTTCGACCCGAACGACGGTCGCATCGAGCTCGTGCTTCGTTTTGCCGCCGCGCTCCAAGGAACGCCGCGCCACTTGTCGATCCACGTCGGCGGCTTCGTGCTCTCGGCCGAGCCGCTCTCTCGAGTCGCCCCGGTGGAGCCGGCCACGATGCCGGGACGAACGATCATCCCCTGGGACAAAGACGATCTCGACACGCTCGGCTTCTTCAAGGTCGACGTCCTCGGCCTCGGGATGCTGACGGCCATCCGCAAGGCGCTCGCCTTCGCCGCACAAGACGACCCGCGCGTTCGCGCCGAGAGCGCCATCGACGCCCTGGCGAAGATCCCGCCCGAAGATCCCGCCGTCTACGACGCCCTCTGCAAGGCCGACACCGTCGGCGTCTTCCAGATCGAGAGTCGCGCTCAGATGGCGATGCTCCCGCGGCTCTTGCCTCGCGTCTTTTACGACATCGTCGTGGAGGTCGCGATCGTTCGCCCCGGGCCCATCCAGGGCGGGATGGTTCATCCGTACCTGCGTCGTCGCAACGCCGAAGAGCCGGCGGTGGCGCCTCACCCGATCCTCGCGCCGATCCTCGACCGAACGCTTGGCGTGCCGCTCTTTCAAGAGCAGGTCATGCAGATCGCCATCGTCGGTGCCGGCTACACCGGCGGCGAAGCCGATCAGCTTCGTCGCGACATGGCCGCCTGGAAGAAGACCGGGCGCCTCGAGCGGCACCGCGAACGACTCCTCGAGGGTTTCCAAAAACGCGGCATCTCGCGCGAGTTTGGCGAGCGGCTCTACGCGCAGATTCAAGGCTTCGGCGAATACGGCTTCCCCGAGAGCCACGCGGCGAGCTTCGCGCTGCTCGTTTACGCGGGCTCGTGGCTCAAGGCCCATCACCCGGCGGCGTTTGCCGCGGCGCTCGTCAACAGCCAGCCCATGGGCTTCTACTCACCCAACACGATCTTGAAAGACGCCCAGCGGCACGGCGTGACGCTCCGCCCCATCGACGTCCTCGAGAGCGGCTGGGATTGCTCCCTCGAAGCCGAGCACGCGACCGCGGCCGCGACTCCGGCAAAGTCTCCCGCGATTCGAGTTGGCCTTCGGCAAGTCAAAGGGCTCGGCGAAGAGGCCGGCCGACGCGTCGAGGCATTTGTGCGCCACGCTCGCTTGGCGCATCTCCCCATCGAGGTGGCGTCGGTGGCGCACGGCGCAAAAGTCACGCGCAAGGAGCTTGAGGCGCTGGCCGAGGCGGGAGCCTTCGACGCGCTCGGCTCGTCGCTCCTGAAGGGGCGAGCCGCCACGGGCTCGCCCACAAACGATGCTCGCGAGGGCGGCAACGATGACGCCGTCCTCGAGAAGAGGACGCCGTCTCGCGCGTCTCGTGCGAAAGGCGTCCGCGGCGATGATCCGCGCACGCGGCCCGAATCGCGCGCTGCGATGTCCGGCGGCGCCGCTCGCCGAGAGGCGCTCTGGGCTGCCCGCGCGCCGCGCGCTCGCGAAGGCGAGCTCTTCGAGGGCATGTCGCCCTCTTCGGCCACGCCGGTGTTGCCGCCGCTGTCGCGCGCCGAGCAACTCTCCCTCGACTACGAGCGCACCGGGCTCTCGGTCAATGACCACCCGATGCAGCTCCTGCGGGCCGAGCTGTCGCCCCGTTTTGCCGACTCGAAAACGCTCACCAAGGCGCGGCACGGCTCGGCCATCAGCGTGGCGGGGTTGGTCATTTGTCGCCAGCGCCCTGCCACCGCCAGCGGCATGGTGTTCATCACCATGGAGGACGAACACGGATTTTTGAACCTCATCCTCTACGCGCGCGTCTTCGACGAACAGCGCCACGTGGCGACGACGGCGCACCTGCTCGCGGCCCACGGCACCGTCGAGCGGGAAGGGGAGGTCGTCTACGTCGTGGTAAAGACGCTCGAGCCCATCGAGCGCCTCGCGCACCAGCCCGACGGCCGAACGATGCCGTCCATGAGCCGTGATTTTCACTGA
- the smc gene encoding chromosome segregation protein SMC, which translates to MKLRKLEMCGFKSFVDKTVIRFDHDVLGIVGPNGCGKSNIVDAIRWCMGEQSAKHLRGRSMEDVIFNGSESRSGSDFAEVTLTFDNEDPADVPLEYKDYAEIAVTRRLHRSGDSEYLINKTHVRLKDITDLFLGTGVGTKAYSIIEQGKIGLIVSAKPEDRRMLIEEAAGITKYKSRKKQAEKKMELTQQNLLRVGDIVAEIERNLGSLKRQAAKAERYLSYRKELEDLKLHDASHRYLELVGYIKMEGGEVERIAEVHERARGTLAVREAELEGARLEAHAVEEELEGAQNVSFAAENEVRSQEAAIARATDRITALREREVQGNAEAEELSAEWGRLEAERHAFGADMADRETEEAQRAAQSAEAEERLSELSRELGAAEGEVQGIQRAQAQAGADAASAEAKLTGFERRLTEMQARLEKHTLEREELESQRIEHAARAKELAIEVDDLRTGKVTSADERTRLETHLAELRGAIGQSERLLDEARAELTKKRSRLHALEEIAARLDGVGAGVKALLLAGDEALGGLVADRIEAPSALTAAVAGLLGTRLQEVVVTDVEHGVSLLESLAANKRGRATLVPRFPRYVAGAQAALPVDDDVVGRLIDELRYDQDDEALVVSLVGDAVVVRDTAAAVRLRSGDLARVPLVTLSGTVFHPDGRISGGSGEEVAAGMLETKREMRELAEAVVGLDVIASERLAQHQALRGAIAETQGALERARHQAHKDELALVTVEKDLRAAEARIEQIQKRLEQLVAEATDLEQKVAEAHTERLEAERVLEAARAIVEDCRGRLDAAVAVAASWREQVDAGRAVVTEKKVLLAGVREKLTATRGAMSRLERSVGELAARKQRLEDDLVQNARAFGEVCATLVQHKELLGTALDAARVAQDALVRVRSTYDAMRAQLGEREGTLKDLRTEVEQAKEELSAHEMALREKQLAMEHLLGAIAEQFRGLRLARVVGDYHLRPPPDDELRSRINELGHLLERMGSVNLDAMREHEDAEKRFTFYTEQKADLEKALADLEKAIQQMNKESKRLFQGTFAAVNEKFQEIFPRMFRGGRASLRMTNPDDLLETGIDILAQPPGKKLSSIELMSGGEKALTAVSLIFALFQYRPSPFCILDEVDAPLDEANVARYNDMIRAMTDRSQFILITHIKRTMQLVDVLYGVTMQESGVSRLVSVKINEMAEAKKPLAEAAVA; encoded by the coding sequence ATGAAGCTCCGCAAGCTCGAGATGTGCGGCTTCAAGTCCTTCGTCGACAAGACGGTGATCCGCTTCGATCACGACGTGCTCGGCATCGTGGGTCCCAACGGGTGCGGCAAGTCGAACATCGTCGACGCCATCCGCTGGTGCATGGGCGAGCAGTCCGCCAAACACCTCCGTGGCCGGAGCATGGAAGACGTGATCTTCAACGGCTCCGAGTCGCGCAGCGGCAGCGACTTCGCCGAGGTCACGCTCACGTTCGACAACGAAGATCCGGCCGACGTCCCGCTCGAATACAAGGACTACGCCGAGATCGCCGTCACGCGCCGCCTTCACCGGTCCGGCGACAGCGAATACCTCATCAACAAGACCCACGTCCGGTTGAAGGACATCACCGACCTCTTCCTCGGCACCGGCGTCGGCACGAAGGCCTACTCGATCATCGAGCAGGGCAAGATCGGCCTCATCGTCAGCGCGAAGCCCGAAGACCGCCGCATGCTCATCGAAGAGGCGGCCGGCATCACGAAGTACAAGTCGCGCAAGAAGCAGGCAGAAAAGAAGATGGAGCTCACGCAGCAGAACTTGCTGCGCGTCGGCGACATCGTCGCCGAGATCGAGCGAAACCTCGGCTCGCTGAAGCGGCAGGCCGCCAAGGCGGAGCGTTACCTCTCGTACCGGAAAGAGCTCGAGGACCTCAAACTCCACGACGCATCGCACCGCTACCTTGAGCTTGTCGGCTACATCAAGATGGAGGGCGGCGAGGTTGAGCGCATCGCCGAGGTCCACGAGCGCGCCCGCGGAACGCTCGCGGTTCGCGAGGCCGAGCTCGAAGGCGCGCGCCTCGAGGCCCACGCCGTCGAGGAAGAGCTCGAAGGCGCGCAGAACGTCAGCTTCGCTGCCGAAAACGAGGTTCGCTCGCAAGAAGCGGCCATCGCCCGCGCCACCGACCGCATCACCGCGCTTCGCGAGCGCGAGGTCCAAGGCAACGCTGAAGCCGAAGAGCTCAGCGCCGAGTGGGGCCGCCTCGAGGCTGAGCGTCACGCCTTCGGCGCCGACATGGCCGATCGCGAGACCGAAGAAGCTCAGCGCGCGGCGCAATCGGCCGAAGCGGAAGAGCGCCTGTCCGAGCTCTCGCGTGAACTTGGCGCTGCCGAGGGAGAGGTCCAGGGCATTCAGCGTGCGCAGGCTCAAGCCGGCGCCGACGCCGCGAGCGCCGAAGCCAAGCTGACGGGCTTCGAGCGACGCCTCACGGAGATGCAGGCGCGACTCGAGAAGCACACGCTCGAACGAGAAGAGCTCGAGTCGCAGCGCATCGAGCACGCGGCGCGCGCCAAGGAGCTGGCCATCGAGGTCGACGACCTGCGCACCGGCAAGGTGACGAGCGCCGACGAGCGCACGCGCCTCGAGACCCACCTCGCCGAGCTGCGGGGCGCCATTGGTCAGAGCGAGCGCCTCCTCGACGAGGCGCGCGCCGAGCTCACGAAGAAGCGCTCACGGCTTCACGCGCTCGAAGAGATCGCGGCACGGCTCGACGGCGTCGGCGCCGGCGTCAAAGCGCTGCTCCTCGCTGGCGACGAAGCCCTGGGCGGACTCGTGGCCGACCGCATCGAAGCGCCTTCCGCGCTTACGGCCGCCGTCGCTGGCTTGCTCGGGACGCGCCTGCAAGAAGTCGTCGTGACCGACGTCGAGCACGGGGTCTCGCTGCTCGAGTCGCTTGCCGCGAACAAGCGCGGCCGCGCCACGCTCGTGCCGCGCTTCCCACGCTACGTCGCTGGCGCGCAAGCCGCGCTCCCCGTCGACGACGACGTCGTAGGCCGACTCATCGACGAGCTTCGCTACGACCAGGACGACGAAGCGCTCGTCGTGTCCCTCGTCGGCGACGCCGTCGTCGTCCGCGACACGGCGGCCGCCGTGCGCCTCCGCAGCGGCGACCTCGCCCGCGTTCCCCTCGTGACGCTCTCCGGCACGGTCTTCCACCCCGACGGCCGCATCTCTGGCGGCTCCGGCGAAGAAGTCGCCGCCGGCATGCTCGAGACCAAGCGCGAGATGCGTGAGCTCGCCGAGGCCGTCGTGGGCCTCGACGTCATCGCGAGCGAGCGGCTCGCGCAGCACCAAGCGCTCCGCGGGGCCATCGCCGAGACGCAGGGCGCCCTCGAGCGCGCGCGGCATCAGGCCCACAAAGACGAGTTGGCGCTCGTCACTGTCGAAAAGGATCTCCGCGCCGCCGAGGCGCGCATCGAGCAGATCCAGAAGCGCCTCGAGCAGCTCGTCGCCGAAGCGACCGACCTCGAGCAGAAGGTGGCCGAAGCGCACACGGAGCGCCTCGAAGCGGAGCGCGTCTTGGAGGCGGCCCGAGCCATCGTCGAGGATTGCCGTGGTCGGCTCGACGCTGCCGTCGCCGTCGCCGCGTCGTGGCGCGAGCAAGTCGACGCAGGCCGCGCCGTGGTCACCGAGAAGAAGGTCCTCTTGGCCGGCGTCCGCGAGAAGCTGACGGCCACGCGCGGGGCCATGTCGCGCCTCGAGCGGAGCGTGGGTGAGCTTGCCGCGCGCAAGCAGCGCCTCGAAGACGATCTCGTGCAGAACGCACGCGCCTTCGGCGAGGTCTGCGCCACGCTGGTGCAGCACAAGGAGCTCTTGGGCACGGCCCTCGACGCGGCCCGGGTTGCGCAAGACGCGCTCGTTCGCGTCCGCTCCACCTACGACGCCATGCGCGCCCAACTGGGCGAACGTGAAGGCACCCTCAAGGACCTCCGCACGGAGGTCGAACAGGCGAAGGAAGAGCTGTCGGCCCACGAGATGGCGCTCCGCGAAAAGCAGCTCGCGATGGAGCACCTCTTGGGCGCCATCGCGGAGCAGTTCCGAGGCCTTCGTCTCGCCCGCGTCGTGGGCGACTACCACCTCCGGCCCCCGCCCGACGACGAGCTCCGCTCCCGCATCAACGAGCTGGGGCACCTCTTGGAGCGCATGGGCTCGGTCAACCTCGACGCGATGCGCGAGCATGAAGACGCCGAGAAGCGCTTCACGTTCTACACCGAGCAGAAGGCTGACCTCGAGAAGGCCCTCGCCGACCTCGAGAAGGCCATCCAGCAGATGAACAAGGAGTCGAAGCGCCTCTTCCAGGGGACGTTCGCGGCGGTCAACGAGAAGTTCCAAGAGATCTTCCCGCGCATGTTCCGCGGCGGTCGCGCGTCGCTTCGAATGACGAACCCCGACGACTTGCTCGAGACGGGCATCGACATCTTGGCGCAGCCGCCGGGCAAGAAGCTCTCGAGCATCGAGCTCATGAGCGGTGGCGAGAAGGCCCTTACGGCCGTCTCGCTCATCTTCGCCCTGTTCCAGTATCGGCCCTCGCCGTTCTGCATCCTAGACGAGGTCGACGCCCCGCTCGACGAGGCCAACGTCGCTCGTTACAACGACATGATCCGCGCCATGACGGACCGGTCGCAGTTCATCCTCATCACGCACATCAAACGCACGATGCAGCTCGTCGACGTGCTCTACGGCGTGACGATGCAAGAGTCCGGCGTTTCGCGGCTCGTCAGCGTCAAGATCAACGAGATGGCAGAGGCGAAGAAGCCGCTCGCCGAAGCCGCGGTGGCGTGA
- the aroA gene encoding 3-phosphoshikimate 1-carboxyvinyltransferase yields MTDLLVHPQAAPLKGRVPLPSDKSIAHRALMIASLGASTSRFQIASVGEDNRATGEILRALGVDIDEQTGPGGQSQVTVKGRGLFGFVPPKAPLDCKNSGTSMRLLAGLLAGQAFSSTLVGDESLSRRPMRRILAPLSARGARIEGRRADPKGERDSVTAPLVIAGVDEGSYLAGLEWESPIASAQVKSAILLSGLMAHGITTLSEPSVSRDHTERMLAATGAPLRTAAGVLCLDPSGWDGRLSPVLGTIPGDLSAAAFLLSAATLVPGSTVVVRDVGLNPTRTGFLEIARDMGAGLTIEHHGEVMTEPVGDVEARYAPLSRIAVGGELLVRAIDEVPIVLVLAARAAGVTRIGDAGELRVKESDRLAAMGQALRAFGVRAEERLDGIEVEGREGPLSAADVDAAGDHRIAMASCVLALLADGPSRIRGVDNIRTSFPRFVGTMRALGARIDVA; encoded by the coding sequence GTGACTGATCTCCTCGTCCATCCGCAAGCGGCGCCGCTCAAGGGGCGCGTGCCGCTCCCTTCGGACAAGAGCATCGCCCATCGCGCGCTCATGATCGCGTCGCTCGGCGCCAGCACGAGCCGCTTTCAAATCGCCTCCGTCGGCGAAGACAACCGCGCCACCGGCGAGATCCTCCGCGCGCTCGGCGTCGACATCGACGAGCAGACGGGACCGGGCGGTCAAAGTCAGGTCACCGTGAAGGGAAGGGGGCTCTTCGGCTTCGTGCCGCCGAAGGCGCCCCTCGATTGCAAGAACTCGGGCACGTCGATGCGCCTGCTTGCCGGGCTCCTTGCGGGGCAAGCCTTCTCGTCAACGCTCGTCGGCGACGAGTCGCTCTCGCGGCGGCCGATGCGACGCATCCTCGCGCCGCTCTCAGCTCGCGGCGCGCGCATCGAGGGCCGCCGCGCCGATCCCAAAGGTGAGCGCGACTCGGTGACGGCGCCGCTCGTCATCGCCGGCGTCGACGAGGGGAGCTACCTGGCGGGCCTCGAGTGGGAGAGCCCCATCGCGAGCGCGCAAGTGAAGAGCGCCATCTTGCTCTCGGGCTTGATGGCCCACGGCATCACGACGCTCTCCGAGCCCTCTGTCTCGCGTGACCACACGGAGCGAATGCTCGCGGCGACGGGCGCACCTTTGCGAACCGCAGCCGGCGTCTTGTGTTTGGACCCGAGCGGATGGGACGGACGCCTCTCGCCGGTCCTCGGCACCATCCCCGGCGATCTCTCGGCGGCGGCGTTCCTTCTTTCCGCCGCGACCTTGGTGCCGGGCTCGACGGTGGTCGTGCGCGACGTGGGCCTCAACCCGACGCGGACCGGCTTCCTCGAGATCGCGCGGGACATGGGCGCGGGCCTTACGATCGAGCACCACGGCGAGGTGATGACGGAGCCGGTGGGGGATGTGGAAGCGCGCTACGCGCCCTTGTCGCGCATCGCCGTGGGCGGTGAGCTCTTGGTCCGCGCCATCGACGAGGTCCCCATCGTGCTCGTCCTCGCGGCGCGGGCCGCGGGCGTCACGCGCATCGGCGACGCCGGCGAGCTCCGCGTGAAGGAGAGCGATCGCCTCGCGGCGATGGGGCAAGCGCTCCGCGCGTTTGGCGTTCGCGCCGAAGAGCGCCTCGATGGCATCGAGGTGGAAGGTCGCGAGGGGCCGCTTTCGGCCGCTGACGTCGACGCAGCGGGTGATCACCGGATCGCGATGGCGTCGTGCGTGCTCGCCCTCCTCGCCGACGGACCGTCTCGGATCCGTGGCGTCGACAACATCCGAACGAGCTTCCCGCGCTTCGTCGGCACGATGCGCGCGCTGGGGGCCCGCATCGACGTGGCTTGA
- a CDS encoding ACT domain-containing protein, producing MSDIKRELEELRQSLGKIDGDLLSLIDKRARLARRAGELRGGDPAQLSSIEGLLDALVARAGGDMPEASLRAVFRELLAACQTLEMPLTISVLGPEGGPAFVAARSRFGAAVAVTAQETPAAVLAEVAGRRADYGLVPLEGKTDGPIQATIESLMASDLRIASVVESSATCHLMNKTGDASTVVRVAATAADAAREERFLASGPTRLLSVDAKSPVAACALANAEEGVAALVTEPIGVAAGLKMARRNPGHEEVRFAVVGGRPSGRTGRDIMALAFSVKDTPGALLDVLRQFSERGINMLTLQSHPEAGDGWNYVFFAEVDGHSTDRSLVTAFEEVKKLTRFFKVLGSYPADA from the coding sequence ATGAGCGACATCAAACGCGAGCTCGAAGAGCTAAGGCAATCCCTCGGCAAGATCGACGGCGACCTGCTCTCGCTGATCGACAAGCGGGCCCGGCTCGCGCGGCGAGCCGGTGAGCTTCGTGGCGGCGACCCGGCGCAGCTCTCGTCCATCGAGGGCTTGCTCGACGCGCTCGTCGCTCGGGCCGGTGGTGACATGCCAGAAGCCTCACTGCGCGCCGTGTTTCGCGAGCTCTTGGCCGCGTGCCAGACGCTGGAGATGCCGCTCACCATTTCGGTCCTCGGCCCCGAGGGCGGTCCGGCGTTCGTCGCGGCGCGGAGCCGATTCGGCGCCGCTGTCGCCGTGACGGCCCAAGAGACGCCCGCTGCGGTCCTCGCGGAGGTCGCGGGGCGGCGCGCCGACTACGGCTTGGTGCCCCTCGAGGGCAAGACCGATGGCCCGATTCAGGCGACCATCGAGTCTTTGATGGCGTCCGACCTGCGCATCGCATCGGTCGTCGAGTCGAGCGCGACCTGCCATTTGATGAACAAGACCGGCGACGCGTCCACGGTCGTGCGCGTCGCGGCCACCGCCGCCGACGCGGCACGTGAAGAGCGCTTCCTCGCCTCGGGGCCCACGCGCCTCCTTTCGGTGGACGCGAAGAGCCCTGTCGCCGCCTGCGCGCTGGCCAACGCCGAGGAAGGCGTCGCGGCGCTGGTCACCGAGCCCATCGGTGTTGCCGCGGGCCTCAAGATGGCGCGCCGCAACCCGGGCCATGAAGAGGTTCGCTTCGCCGTGGTTGGCGGACGACCGAGCGGTCGCACGGGGCGCGACATCATGGCCCTGGCCTTCAGCGTGAAGGACACGCCGGGCGCGCTGCTCGATGTTCTTCGTCAGTTTTCCGAGCGGGGCATCAACATGCTCACCCTGCAATCACACCCCGAGGCCGGCGACGGATGGAACTACGTATTTTTCGCAGAAGTCGACGGACACTCGACCGACCGTTCACTGGTGACGGCCTTCGAAGAGGTGAAGAAGCTGACGCGCTTCTTCAAGGTGCTGGGCTCGTACCCGGCCGACGCATGA